Within the Thermosynechococcus sichuanensis E542 genome, the region GGGGTCTTTTTGGCGCGGGGGCGCTTGGGCGGGGGTTCAGCAGTCATGGCAATTCTCGCAAACAGTCTAAACACCCATTGAGCGACTGTTCAGATGAACAGGCCACGGCAATCCTCAATTGGGGTACTCTCAATTATGCGTTGCCGCTGTGAGCTAAGCAACACTTTTGTTCCTGCCAAAAGTGGTGAGAACTATGAGGCTGACGGAATGCTCTCCGTTTGGACGATCGCCCCAAAATCGCCAATAATTGCCGCACAGTTGCGCAACAAACCAAGGAGCGCTAAGCGATTGGCACGCACGGTTGCATCCTCTGCCATCACTAGGACACTTTCCTCGCCATCGAAGAAGCGACTGACAATCGGGGCAAGGGAGACTAAGGCAGCCACAATTTCCCCATAGGCACGCTGCTCCTGCGCCTGTTGCACCCTTGGCAAGATGTCTTTGAGGGCAGCATAGAATTCCTTTTCAATGGGGGCTTCGAGGTGCTTGGCCTTGACGGCGCGGATATTCAGGCAGTCTGTCCCTAGGGTGCCTTGGCGTGCCAAGCGAGCAGCGCGGTTTACCGTCGGGTAAATGGCCATCAGGTCACCGGATTGCCGCAGTTTTTGTAGAAATTGGGCGCGATCGCGGGCATCCACCACATCCCTGAGGGCACGAGTCTGCAACTCCGGCTGATCCTCTGCAATGACAGCATTCACCAAGTCATACTCAATACCCAAATCTTCTTGCAGTAAGGTTCGCAGCCGTTGGCTAAAAAACTGCCGCAGTTGCTGCTTTAAGTCAGCGGCACTGAGCTTGGCAGTAAATTGGCGACAAAAGGCTTGGGCATACTTCTGGAGCAGAGCGAGGAGATCCAAGTGATGTTCCCCCTGCCAGAGAATGGTGATTACGGCATTGGCAGCCCGCCGTAGGGCAAAGGGATCTGATGAACCCGTGGGACACAGGCCGATGCCAAAAAGGCAAACCAAGGTATCCAAGCGATCGGCCAATCCCACCACCTGACCCGTGAGACTTTGGGGGGGGCGATCGCCAGCAAAACGAGGCAGATAATGTTCAAAAATCCCCGTGGCCACCGCTGGGTCTTCCCCGCAGACCGTGGCATACACTTGACCCATGTAGCCCTGAAGTTCAGGAAATTCCCCCACCATCTGCGTCACCAGATCCGCTTTGCAGAGGCAGGCTGTGCGTTCAATGGCAGCAACGTCCGCAGCCGCACAATTTAAGGCGGTGGCAATTTGGCGAGCCAGTGCGGTTAGCCGCTCCACTTTATCGGCCATGGATCCCAATTCATCTTGGAAGGTGACCGTGGCTAGTTTGTTGCAGTAGTGCTCTAGGGGCTGTGCCGTATCCGCCTTGTAGAAGAACTCAGCATCCGCAAGACGGGCACGAATCACCCGCTCATTCCCGGCACGAATCAAGGGGGTGGCCGCAGGATCGCCATTGCTAATGGTGATGAACACGGGGAGCAGGGCTTGGCGAGTGGCATCGGTGTAAACAGGAAAATACCGCTGATGGGACACCAATACGGTGGTAATCACCTCAAGAGGCAGGGCAAGAAACCGCGCTTCAAAACTCCCCAACACCGCCGTTGGCCATTCCACGAGGTGGGTCACTTCCTCCAAAAGGGGCACCTCTAAATCCACCCATCCGCCTGCTTCTTGAGCAAGAGTGGTAATTTGCTCGCGAATTCGTTGCTGGCGGACTTCTGGATTCACTACGACCCCTGCCTTTTCAAGGGCAGCTTCATAGTCTTGGGCATGGTTGAGGACAATGGCTCCTTGGGAAAGCACGCGATGGCCATAGGTGGTGCGATCGCTGGCAATGCGCACGGAATGGCTCTCCAAGACCAAGGGCAGCACCTGATCCTCCCACAGCAGCACCAGCCAACGAATGGGACGCGAAAAGCGCAAATCCCCATCCCCCCAGCGCATAAAGCGGGCACCCTCAAGGGCAGTAATCCACTGCTGCACCAACTCGGTCAATAGTTGGGGTGTGGGTTGGCCAGGGCGGACTTGCTTGAGATAGACCACCTCCCCTTTTTCGGTGGGGCGGATTTCGATGTCCTCGAGGCGACCTTGGCGCGATCGCAGGAACCCCCATAGGGCAGGGGTGGGTTCCCCCTCCCGAAAGGCCACGCTGGCTGCTGGCCCTTTGATTTCAATCGCTTGATCGGGTTGCTGGGGCGGTAACCCCTCGATCAGTACGGCTAAGCGGCGCGGTGTCGCCCAGACCTTGACTTCTCCCGTTAGTCCCTGTTCCTTGAGGGTTTGGGGAATCAGGGTGTGCCACTGGGACAGGGCGCTACTGACAAAGCGGGCGGGGAGATCCTCAGTTCCCACCTCCAAGAGGAACGTATGCGGTGATGACTTGGGCATGGTGACCATTTACTAGAAAACTGCGCTACTGCGGGCGGCTTCGGCCTCGTCGGGATGAATCCCTAGGCGGGTGAGGTTAATGCGGCCTTTGCTGTCCACCTCACGGATTTTGACAACAATTTCATCGCCAATTTTCACTTCGTCCTCGACTTTGCCGACGCGATACTCCGCCAACTGGGAAATGTGGATCATCCCCTCTTTGCCGGGGAGAAACTCGACAAAGGCACCAATGGGAATAATCCGCGTCACCCTGCCTAGATAGACATCACCGGCGTTGAGCTTTCGCGTGAGACCCTCAATGGCAGCGCGTGCCTGCTTGGCATTGGTTTCATTGGGGGCGGTAATGGTGACCAGACCCTCTTCGCTAATGTCCACTTTGACGTTGTATTGCTCAGAGATACCGCGCACGGTTTTACCCCCTGGCCCAATGACAAGGCCAATCATATCGGGGGGAATTTGCAACGTCAGCAGCCGTGGCGCACTGGGGGGTAGTTGTGGACGGGGTTTGTCGAGCACCGCCAGCATTTTCTCAAGGATATGGAGCCGTGCCGGACGGGCCTGTTCGATCGCCTGCTTGATCACGGCAACGGGCAAGCCAGTAATTTTCATATCCATTTGCAGGGCAGTGATGCCGCTATCGGTGCCAGCCACCTTGAAGTCCATGTCGCCAAGGAAATCTTCAATCCCCTGAATGTCGGTGAGGATGCGCACCTCATTGCCCTCCTTGATCAGACCCATGGCCGCACCACTGACGGGCTTGCGGATTGGTACCCCCGCATCCATCAACGAGAGGGTGGAGCCACAGACAGATCCCATGGACGTAGAACCATCGGAAGAAAGCACCTCCGACACCACGCGGATCACGTAGGGAAACTCCTCTTTGGGGGGAATCACCGGTTCAAGGGCGCGCTCCGCAAGGGCACCATGGCCAATTTCGCGCCGCCCGGGCGATCGCAGGGGTTTGACTTCACCCACAGAGTAGGGAGGAAAGTTGTAGTGGTGCAGATACCGCTTGCTGTCCTCGGGATGCAGGTCATCAAGGGCTTGGGCATCGGCAGGAGAACCGAGGGTAGTGACAGACATGACCTGTGTCAAGCCGCGATTAAAGAGGGCACTGCCGTGAACCCGCTCTGGTAGAACCCCCACCTCACACCAAATGGGTCGCACTTCATCGAGACGGCGGCCATCCACTCGCACCCCCTCCTCAATGATTTGCTGCCGCATGAGTTTTTTCGTCACGGCCTTAAAGAGCGTGGGCAGGGCTTTGGGGTTTTCCGCCGCCGCCACCGCCACTGGGTGATCCTCGGGCAGGGCTGCAATGTCTTGGGCGATCGCCCCTTGCACCTCATCGAGGGCAGCATCGCGAACATTTTTGTCCTTTTCAAAGCGTTTGAGAATGGCTTTGACCGGTTCAACGGCGCGATCGTAGATGAAGTTTTCCAACGTGGGGTCGATCGCGGGCGGTTCAGCTTTGACAATGTCAATGCCCAGTTCCTTAAGGAGATCCCGCTGCGCTTGAATCAGGTCTTGGATCACCTCATAGCCAAAGTCAATGGCCTCAATCATGTCGGCTTCGGGCAGTTCATTGGCACCAGCTTCCACCATCACCACACCATCGGGAGAACCGGCCACGACTAGATCTAAGCCACCGCGCTCAATTTCTTTGTACGTCGGGTTGATAACAAATTCATCCCCCACGAGACCCACCCGCACCGCCGCCATTGGACCATTAAAGGGAATTTGCGCCAAGAGAACGGCGATCGAGGCGCCCGTTACTGCCAAGACATCGGGGGGAACATTTTCATCGAGGGAGACCGTCGTTGCCACTACTTGCAGATCATCCCGCAACCATTGGGGAAAGAGGGGGCGCAGCGGTCGATCAATCAGACGACCAATGAGAATGGCTTTTTCGGGGGGACGACCCTCACGCCGTAAAAAACCGCCGGGAATTCGCCCAGCAGCATAGAGGCGCTCTTCGTAATCCACCACAAGGGGTAAAAAATCAATGCCTTCGCGCGGGGCGGCACGATTCGCCGTCACCAGTACAGCCGTTTCCCCTGAACTAATGAGAATGGAACCGGCGGCTTGGGGGGCAAATTTTTGCAATACTACCTTAATATCCCGACCATCTAGGGGGATAATCTTTTCTAGACCCTTCATTTGCGTTCTATTTTGTCCTTCTTCCTATTTCTTTCTCTCTACTAGGATAGCCGCTTCTGCCACTCATCCGCTAAAGTTCAAGGATCAGCCGTGTGCCCCTGAGAACCGCAAGACTGGGGGTAGCGACCCAACTTTGTGTTAATAAAATTTGTATTAGTTCTGCCGATCGCTGGCTGCTGGTGCTGTCCTGTAACCCCAAGTAGAAACTGGCGGAGTGGTGGCTATCTTGCCCCAAAACTTTGAGCAGATCATCGGCGTAGTGAACGGCTTTTTCCATCTGGGTTTGCAAGTTCGTCCATAAATCCACATTGCGGAGATTGCTCAGGGTTTCGGCCACCACATCTTGACGGTGTTGAATTAGAATAGTTTGTGGTTGTAGCTCCGGCGGTAAATCGGCAAAGAAAATGGCCGGGCCATAGCCAATGAGATGAACCGTCTCCATCCATTTCGTCTGGGGCAGCAGCAATTGCCGCACAATGTGGCAAGCAAGAGCAGTGATAATTAACCCTTGGCTATGGGCGACAAGGTACAATTCAGCCCCCGCTTGTAGCCCCTTGATGATTTCATAGGCCAACCGCAGGGTGGGGCGGGGCGCGCCCGCTGGAAAGACACCGTAGAGATACTGGGTAAAATCTCCCCAAGCCAATTTTTGCAAGAATGATAGGTCAAGGAGTTTCGTTAAGTCAGCGGTGCTGTTGATATCGAGGGGGCGCTGTTGCAATTCGCTGGGTTGGGCGATCGCCAGAATATCGGCATCATCAGCAAGCTCTTTGCTCACCAGTTGGCCAAGGAGTTTGGCATACCCATAGCGGCGATCCTTGCTGGGGTCTGGGGCTGGCGTCTGGGGCCAAAAGTGGTAGAGTTCTGCCTTACCGAGGAAACTTTCCAAGAGATCTGCTTGAAAGCCATGGGTCTGATTGTGAATGCCGCGAATTTCCAAAGGGTGAGTGGCTGTGAGTTTGGCAAGCTGGTTCAAATCCCGCCGTTGCTTGGCAGCATCGCTACCTATCCCATTGACATGGAGTAACCGCCGTCGTAGAGGCGCACTCAGGGGGTTTTGCGGCAAAAGAATTGTACCGTCTAAAGTAGAGGTCATAGGAGATTCAAAAATTCTAATGAGAGACTTTGGTGAAGGGCAATAAAAAGCGGCTAAGTTGTGATCATCGTCACAGTCATTCTAACGGCGGATAGGTCATACTAAAAAGTGACTCAGTACTATCCGAGTCATCAACAGGGAACACACAACGAGCCGACAGACTGTAAGTAAGTTTGTCGGTTTTTTTTTTAGAATTTCCGGCATGCCCCCCAAAAAGATCACGGTTCGTTTAGATCCTGAACTCTATGGCCAACTCCAACGCTGGCAAGTGCAGCAGGGGTGCGGTTCCCTCGGTGAAGCAATTCGTAAAATTTTGCAACAATCTCTTCAGCCGCGGGAGATGGTCTGTCCAACGGTCTTGCAGCGCTTGAGTGCCCTAGAACAGCAAGTGGCAGCCCTTGAACGCCAACTGTGCCCGCCTCAACCGACTATCGAAACGCTGACGATTGCGGAGCTAGAGCGGCTGAACCGCCGACAACTGGTGGCCTTAGCGCGGGACTTGGGCATCTATAGCTATAAGTTGAATAATCCAGCGTTGCGGCAAGCGATTTGGGCAGCCAAACAAGCAATCGATGGGCAGGAGCGACAATGATATGCTGACGAAGGTGACTCAAGTATAGGTGAGATGGCTAGTCCGTCAGAATCGATAGATCGCTCCCGTTTGTGGTGGGCGGCAATTAAACTTCCCATGTACAGTGTGGCGGTGATGCCCATTTGGTTGGGCACGGCAGTGGCGATCGCCGAGACGGGCAAGGTGCACTGGTGGTCTTTTGGGTTGTTTCTGACAGCGGCAGTGCTGATTTTGGTTTGGTTGAATCTCAGTAATGATGTGTTTGATGCCGAGACAGGGATCGATCGCCACAAGTACCATTCGGTCGTCAATCTCACAGGCAAAAAGGAACTGATCTTTTGGCTGAGCAACGTCTGCTTACTTTTGGGGCTACTGGGGATTGTAGCCATTAGTTGGTTGCAACAGGATGCAACGGTTTTAGGGTTAGTATTGCTCTGCTGTGCCCTCGGCTACAGCTACCAAGGCCCGCCCTTTCGCTTGGGCTATTTGGGCTTGGGGGAGCCGATTTGTTTTATCTGCTTTGGACCGTTGGCGATCGCTGCCGCCTACTATAGCCAAGTACAAACCTTTAGCCCCAGTATTTGGCCGGTGGCTATCCTCAATGGTCTGACGACAACGCTGATTCTCTTTTGCTCTCACTTTCACCAAGTGGCGGATGATCTAGCGGCCGGCAAACGTTCCCCAGTTGTGCGCCTAGGGACAGCTCGCAGTGCCCAATTAGTCTATGGTGCCTGTGGTCTTTTTTATGGGGTGTTGCTGGCCAGTGTCGCTTGGGAAATCCTGCCGTGGCCAACACTGCTGGCGTTGAGTTCACTGCCTTGGGCGATTTATTTGTGCCAGCGGATGGCGCAATTTCACAGTGTGCCTGAGCAGATTAAGAACTCGAAGTTTATTGCCGTGCAACTGCATTTTTGGAGTAGCTTGCTCTTGGGAGTGGGCTACTTGCTTTGAGATGGAGGGCGATCGCGATTCAGCGACCACTGGTACTCGACACTGCCACCTGCCAATTGCCATTCCTCCTCAAACTGCTTTTGCAGCCGCAGGGCTTTGCGCAGATGAATGACCGCACTGTGGAGCTGTTGATAGCCACTGGAGTTGGGGGGAAGAGCAGGTAAGGAGACCTGTTCTAAAATTTGCAACACTAGCTCGTAATGAATATGGGCAGGAACAGGAACCTCACCGGGGGGGGCAGAAGAAAGAGTCACCAGAGCAGACACCTCCAAGGAACGACATTTAGATTCAGAATTTCTAACGACGGCGGGGACGGCGATAGGTCAATCGCTCGGAGCGATCGCGCTCGTAGGCAATGAGCCGGCCATAGATTTCATGCTTGGTTAAGTTTAACGAAAAAAAGACATGTCGCCGAGGATTGCCAAAGCCCTTACGGGTAAAAAACTTCACGGCGGGAGTATTAGCAGGGTCAGTGTCCACCAGCATAAACCGTGCACCCTCTTCAATCATGCGTTCAATGAGCTTATCCACCAGCTTGTCGGCAATGCCCCGCCGTTGATACTGCGGATGTACCCCCAGCCAGTTAATGTAGCCATAGACCCAAGGGGCTTTGCTAATAATTGTGCCTAGGATAAACCCTGCCACTTGCGAGTCAGCTTCGGCCACCAGACAGTATTCTGGATCGGTGTTGTAGAAACCAATGACCTCCCACTCATCCCAGATGCGATAAAGCGAGGGGTATAGATCACTGGTGAAAAGTTCCTCGCCAAGGTGAAATACAGGGGCAATGTCATCAATGCCCATCTCGCGAATAATGATGTTGGTGGGTTCAGAGCGCTCTTCTTCTTTGGCGGGAACGATGTCTAAATCAACTAAATTGTGGTCAATGGGATCATCGGTGTGCAAAGACATACAAGCGTGTGTAGCGAGCTATTTCTAGCTTAGCCTATGTCCAGCGGGGTTACTGAGTGAACCTTAGCGCACTTCCACAACCGCCTCTAGGGGATAGCGCACCTTGGGCAAAGTCGCGTAGTTGTCATCGGCCGCACGATAGCCCGCCGCACACAGAACGACTGCATGATAGCCCTGGGCAGGTAGATCGAGAATACGATCATATTCCTGCGGCAGAAAGCCCTCCATCGGGCAGGTGTCAATGCCCAGCAGAGCCGCCGTCACCATAAACTGCCCCAAAGCAATATAGACTTGGCGGGCTGACCATTCATCAACATTGAGGGGGTAGGGGGGTGACTGCAAAAAGCCCTTAACCAAATCCCCGTATTTTTGCAGATTTTCTACTGCGGTTTGCTGGACTTCCGCTTGCCGCGCAAGGTAGCGATCGACATCCGTAGCATTGAGATTAGTTTTAATGGCAAACACCACTAAGTGGGAAGCATCCACCACCTGCCGCTGATTCCAAGTGTGGGGGAGCAGGGCTTGGCGCAGCTCAGGCGTCTCGATGACGTAAAACTTCCATGGTTGCAGACCAAAGGAAGAAGGAGCTAGTACTAGACTTTGTAGAAGCGTTTGCCATAAATCCGCAGGAATTTTGCGATCGGGGTCAAATTTTTTCGTGGCGTAGCGCCATTGCAGTTGTTGCAAAACCGTTGTTGGTGAAATCGGCGTTTCAGTCATTCTGTTCACTGGAGAATTGATGAGAGCGATTACCCACAGGATACGCTACGCGATCGCGAGTACCACTTGCCGCTGATTTTGACAAACTATTAAAGGTGAGGTCAACCACCCTTCCGTTTTTAGGTTGTAGATCAATTGCCCACTATTGCCACTGAATATTGGCATTCATCGCAGTCATAGCAGAGGTAAGTTTTTCAATCAGTTCCCTAACGGGGAAGGCGCCGACATCTCCGTCTGCACGGGTGCGGATACTCACGGTCTCGCTTTCGACTTCCTTGGCACCGATAATGCCCATGACAGGAATTTTCTGAGTTTCGGCGTTGCGAATCTGTTTGCCGAGGCGATCGCCACTGCGATCCACACTGACACGCACACCCTGCTCTCGCAGTTGAGCCGCCACACGTTCGGCATAGGGACGTTGCTCATCCCCCACAGGCAACAGGCGCACTTGCTCTGGTGCTAGCCAAAAAGGGAAATCTCCCGCATACTCCTCAATGAGAATGCCAATGAGCCGCTCCAGCGAGCCAAAGGGAGCACGGTGAATCATCACTGGTCGGCGGCGGGTATTGTCCTCAGCAACGTATTCCAAATCAAAGCGCTCCGGCAAATTGTAGTCCACCTGAACCGTTCCCAACTGCCACTCGCGCCCAAGGGCATCCTCAAAGATAAAGTCCAGTTTCGGCCCATAGAAAGCAGCCTCACCAATGCCCAAAAAGTGCTCCATGCCCAACTGTTCCACAGCTCGCTGAATTGCGGACTCAGCCTTTGACCAAGCCTCATCGGAGCCAATGTACTTGTCGGATTTGGGATCGCGGAAACTTAGCCGTGCCTTGAATTTATTCAACCGCAAACAGCGAAAGACCGAGAGAATCAGATCAACCACATTCAAAAACTCAACATCCAACTGCTCAGGCGTAACAAAAAGGTGGGAGTCATCCACCGTAAAGCCCCGCACCCGCGTCAAGCCCCCCAATTCTCCCGACTGCTCATAGCGATAGACGGTACCAAACTCCGCCAACCGTAGGGGCAAGTCGCGGTAGGAGCGCAACTCGCTTTTATAGATTTGAATGTGGAAGGGGCAGTTCATGGGCTTGAGGACAAACCCTTGCTCGTGGGCGGCGGCCTCAGTATCTTCCGCCATCAGGGGGAACATATCCTCCTTGTACTTTTGCCAGTGGCCAGAGGTCTTAAACAGATCCACCCGGGCAATGTGGGGCGTCACCACGGGGAGATAACCGCGCTTGAGTTGCTCCTTCTTAAGAAAGTCCTCCAAGGTTGAGCGCAGAATCGTTCCCTTGGGTGTCCATAGAGGCAGGCCTGGCCCGACTGGATCTGCAAAGATAAAGAGTCCCAGTTCCTTGCCCAGTTTGCGGTGATCGCGGCGGAGGGCTTCTTCTTTGCGGCGTTTATATTCCGCCAGTTGTTCTGGAGTTTCCCATGCGGTACCGTAGATGCGCTGAAGTTGGGCTTTGGTTTCATCGCCGCGCCAGTAGGCACCGGCAACACTTTCAAGGGCGATCGCCTTGGGGTTAATCTCGCCCGTATTTTCAACGTGGGGCCCGGCACAGAGATCCCACCACTCATCCCCCAAGTGGTAAATCGTAATTGGCTCCTCGAGGTCTTGGAGAATTTCTAGCTTGTAGGGTTCCCCTAGCTCCCGAATGCGGCGCTCGGCCTCCTCACGGGTCACTTCCTCGCGGATCACCGGCAACTTGCGCTTAATGATCTTGACCATCTCCTTTTCAATCAGCTTTAGGTCTTTTTCGCTGAAGGGTTCTGGATGGTCAAAATCGTAATAAAACCCATTCTCAATCCAAGGACCGATCGTCACCTGTGCCTTGGGAAACAGCTTCTGGACTGCCATTGCCAAGATATGGGACGTGGTGTGGCGAATACGCTTAAGCCGCTCCGACTCACTGGTTTTGGGGAGGTGGATAGGGGCAGCAGCAGACTCTGGCATAGGGGGTGATGTATCTAACAAATCTTTAATGAAGGCTAGAGTTCTATTGTGACATTCTGTCGCCCTCAAGGGGGGTGCTTGGCAGCCAATTTTTTCGGAGCAGGTGGGGAGCGATCGCCTGTGGCCAACTGGAAAAGATAGGGCTATGCTAAGGTTGAAATCACGTAGTGGTGATGCCACTGCCGCCCTCTATTCACAATTTGTATAGGAATGGAGTGTTTCCGTGACTAGCCGCAAAGTCCTTGTCATTGATGACAGTAAAGTAATCCGGATGCGCGTCCGCGACATGTTGCCAGAGGGCGACTACGAAATTCTTGAGGCTAAGGATGGCCGTGAAGGTCTGCAACTCATTGAGCAGTCTGAGCCGACGTTGATCATGCTGGATTTTCTGCTGCCGAAGGTGAGCGGCTGGGAAGTCTATCAAGAATTGGAGAAAAAGGATCTCCTTGGCGCCATCCCCCTCGTGATTATGTCGGGGCGCAAAGAAGAAGTCACTGAAAAACTCCAAGAACCCTTTGAGTGGTTTGAGTTCATTGAAAAACCCTTTGAAAAAGAACAACTCGAAGCAGCAATTCAAGAGGCCTTTCGCAAAGCCCGCAAGCCCAGACCCGTCAAAGCAGCAGCACCTGCGGAAGTGGCGGCTCCCGTTGCTGTAGATCTCAGCCCCGTCTATGACAAACTGGCCGCCCTTGAAGGCGCCATTCAAGCCTTGCAGGCACAATCTGTCAAGGCAAATGACTTTGCCCAACTCCAAGCAACAGTTGCTCAACTGCAACAGCAACCGGCGGCAACCGGCAGTGGTGGGGATGACCATCGTCTTGCCGCTTTGGAAGCAGCAAACCAGCAGTTACACCACGAGGTCGAGCAACTGAAGCGAGCCATCCACCAAATTGTGACGGCATTGCGGCGATTGCAGGGGGGACACTAAATTACTGCCATTCAATCTCGCGGCGACCGGCAAGGGCACGGGCAAGGGTCATTTCATCGGCATAGTCAAGATCACCCCCCACCGGTAGGCCAAAGGCAATGCGAGTGACCTTCACAAAAGGCCGGAGAAGCTGCCCCACATAGAGGGTGGTCGTTTCCCCTTCGATACTGGGGTTGATGGCCAAAATCACTTCCTTGATCTGTCCTTGACTGACTCGCTGAATCAGCGGTTGAATGTGCAGGTGTTCCGGGGTGATGCCCTCCAAAGGAGAAATGAGTCCCCCCAAGACATGGTACTTACCGTGGTACTCGCGGGTTTTCTCAATGGCAATGACATCGCGGGAATCAGCCACCACGCATAGGGTGTGCTTGTCTCGCTGGGGGGAGGCACAGATGTCACACACCGGTTCGGCAGAGAGGTGGAAGCACACTGAACAGAGTCCCACCTGCTGTTTAGCTTCTAGGAGGGCTTGAGCCAAGGCTTGAATATCTGCTTCGGGACGTTTGATCAGGTGGAGGGCAAGCCGCTGAGCGGTCTTAGGACCAATGCCCGGCAAGCGTTGCAACTGCTCAATGAGGCGAGCTAAGGGACGGGTATAGACACTACTCATGGGACAGCTAGGCAGGCACGGCAGTGGCAAGGGGGGCGATCGCGCTCAGGCGCAGTTTGGGATGATCCGCCATGGTCTGTTGCAGATTCCACTCGTTCTTAAAGAGCAGCACCGGCCGTCCCCAACTGTCTTTGACGGTGACAGCATTAAAGATGCGGCCAATGGCTGCAAGGGCTTCCCAACCATCCAGTACCCAGCGCGCCACCGTGTAGGGAAGGGGATCCAGACGGGTTTCTACACCGTATTCATGCAACAGGCGAAACTGCACCACTTCAAACTGCAATTGGCCGACTGCGGCGAGGATGGGTTCCCGTTTGGACTCATCGGTGGAGTACATGATTTGCACCGCCCCCTCTTCCCGCAGTTCATTCACCCCTTTCTGGAAGGATTTGAATTTAGAGGGGTTGGGGTTGCGCAGATAGGCAAACAGTTCCGGCGAGAAGCAGGGAATCCCCTCATATTCCAATTTCGGACCAACATAGAGGGTGTCGCCAATGGCAAACATCCCCGGATTATTCAAGCCAATGACATCGCCCGCATAGGCAGTTTCAAGGGATTCGCGACCTTGGGCAAAGAGTTTTTGGGGGCGAGAGAGGCGGATGGTTTTGCCAGTGCGGGCATGGCTCACGGTCATGTCCTTTTCAAATTTGCCGCTACAGACCCGCACAAAGGCGACGCGATCGCGATGTTTCGGATCCATATTGGCCTGCAGCTTAAACACAAAGCCAGTGAAGTGCTCCTGAGTTGGATCAATCGCCCCGCGATCGCTTTTGTA harbors:
- the glyS gene encoding glycine--tRNA ligase subunit beta, which translates into the protein MPKSSPHTFLLEVGTEDLPARFVSSALSQWHTLIPQTLKEQGLTGEVKVWATPRRLAVLIEGLPPQQPDQAIEIKGPAASVAFREGEPTPALWGFLRSRQGRLEDIEIRPTEKGEVVYLKQVRPGQPTPQLLTELVQQWITALEGARFMRWGDGDLRFSRPIRWLVLLWEDQVLPLVLESHSVRIASDRTTYGHRVLSQGAIVLNHAQDYEAALEKAGVVVNPEVRQQRIREQITTLAQEAGGWVDLEVPLLEEVTHLVEWPTAVLGSFEARFLALPLEVITTVLVSHQRYFPVYTDATRQALLPVFITISNGDPAATPLIRAGNERVIRARLADAEFFYKADTAQPLEHYCNKLATVTFQDELGSMADKVERLTALARQIATALNCAAADVAAIERTACLCKADLVTQMVGEFPELQGYMGQVYATVCGEDPAVATGIFEHYLPRFAGDRPPQSLTGQVVGLADRLDTLVCLFGIGLCPTGSSDPFALRRAANAVITILWQGEHHLDLLALLQKYAQAFCRQFTAKLSAADLKQQLRQFFSQRLRTLLQEDLGIEYDLVNAVIAEDQPELQTRALRDVVDARDRAQFLQKLRQSGDLMAIYPTVNRAARLARQGTLGTDCLNIRAVKAKHLEAPIEKEFYAALKDILPRVQQAQEQRAYGEIVAALVSLAPIVSRFFDGEESVLVMAEDATVRANRLALLGLLRNCAAIIGDFGAIVQTESIPSAS
- a CDS encoding polyribonucleotide nucleotidyltransferase, with translation MKGLEKIIPLDGRDIKVVLQKFAPQAAGSILISSGETAVLVTANRAAPREGIDFLPLVVDYEERLYAAGRIPGGFLRREGRPPEKAILIGRLIDRPLRPLFPQWLRDDLQVVATTVSLDENVPPDVLAVTGASIAVLLAQIPFNGPMAAVRVGLVGDEFVINPTYKEIERGGLDLVVAGSPDGVVMVEAGANELPEADMIEAIDFGYEVIQDLIQAQRDLLKELGIDIVKAEPPAIDPTLENFIYDRAVEPVKAILKRFEKDKNVRDAALDEVQGAIAQDIAALPEDHPVAVAAAENPKALPTLFKAVTKKLMRQQIIEEGVRVDGRRLDEVRPIWCEVGVLPERVHGSALFNRGLTQVMSVTTLGSPADAQALDDLHPEDSKRYLHHYNFPPYSVGEVKPLRSPGRREIGHGALAERALEPVIPPKEEFPYVIRVVSEVLSSDGSTSMGSVCGSTLSLMDAGVPIRKPVSGAAMGLIKEGNEVRILTDIQGIEDFLGDMDFKVAGTDSGITALQMDMKITGLPVAVIKQAIEQARPARLHILEKMLAVLDKPRPQLPPSAPRLLTLQIPPDMIGLVIGPGGKTVRGISEQYNVKVDISEEGLVTITAPNETNAKQARAAIEGLTRKLNAGDVYLGRVTRIIPIGAFVEFLPGKEGMIHISQLAEYRVGKVEDEVKIGDEIVVKIREVDSKGRINLTRLGIHPDEAEAARSSAVF
- the menA gene encoding 2-carboxy-1,4-naphthoquinone phytyltransferase, which translates into the protein MASPSESIDRSRLWWAAIKLPMYSVAVMPIWLGTAVAIAETGKVHWWSFGLFLTAAVLILVWLNLSNDVFDAETGIDRHKYHSVVNLTGKKELIFWLSNVCLLLGLLGIVAISWLQQDATVLGLVLLCCALGYSYQGPPFRLGYLGLGEPICFICFGPLAIAAAYYSQVQTFSPSIWPVAILNGLTTTLILFCSHFHQVADDLAAGKRSPVVRLGTARSAQLVYGACGLFYGVLLASVAWEILPWPTLLALSSLPWAIYLCQRMAQFHSVPEQIKNSKFIAVQLHFWSSLLLGVGYLL
- a CDS encoding DUF5340 domain-containing protein, which produces MTLSSAPPGEVPVPAHIHYELVLQILEQVSLPALPPNSSGYQQLHSAVIHLRKALRLQKQFEEEWQLAGGSVEYQWSLNRDRPPSQSK
- a CDS encoding GNAT family N-acetyltransferase — protein: MGIDDIAPVFHLGEELFTSDLYPSLYRIWDEWEVIGFYNTDPEYCLVAEADSQVAGFILGTIISKAPWVYGYINWLGVHPQYQRRGIADKLVDKLIERMIEEGARFMLVDTDPANTPAVKFFTRKGFGNPRRHVFFSLNLTKHEIYGRLIAYERDRSERLTYRRPRRR
- a CDS encoding NAD(P)H-dependent oxidoreductase translates to MTETPISPTTVLQQLQWRYATKKFDPDRKIPADLWQTLLQSLVLAPSSFGLQPWKFYVIETPELRQALLPHTWNQRQVVDASHLVVFAIKTNLNATDVDRYLARQAEVQQTAVENLQKYGDLVKGFLQSPPYPLNVDEWSARQVYIALGQFMVTAALLGIDTCPMEGFLPQEYDRILDLPAQGYHAVVLCAAGYRAADDNYATLPKVRYPLEAVVEVR